The Rhodamnia argentea isolate NSW1041297 chromosome 10, ASM2092103v1, whole genome shotgun sequence sequence CGGTTTACATTAAATGGCATcccaaaaagaaatggttattGCTAAGTGGACCGAGCCATTGACGCAATTGTTGGTAAGCTTGTTGGTAGACTAGGTTAAAAAAGGGCATTGTACCACTTCTATTTTCAACAAAGCATGGTGGAATAACATTCAACGTGAATTCAATAAGCGATCGTGGTGCCGGTATTCTTTGGATAAGTTCAAGAACGGGTTATTCAAACTGAAGAAGCTGTATGGCAGTTTTAAAAAGCTTCTTAATCAAACCGGATTTGGATGGGACAATGTAAACAACAGGATTGTTGTGGATGATGAAACTCTCCGGGAGTCTCATATCAAGGTATAACCTCACTTTTGGGTTTTTGTTCTAGCCTTGTAGGtatgttttaaataatttgCTCATGTATGTTCTTTGGAAAATGGTGCAGCAAAATACCGAATGGGCTACATTCGGGAAGGAAGGATTTCCTTTGTATCCCCAGCTTTGTGTGGTGTTTGGGGATACATATGCTACCGAGGAGTATGCAACAGGAAATGTACAAGACTTGATGTCATCAGAGGACGGTGACAATGGTGCTGGGGATGAAGTTGCTGGTGGTTTTGCGTTATGTGCACCGGAGGAATTAAGGGTCCCAGAACCACAGGTCGAAGATGGGTTAGATAATGAAGACCAAACTCGACAAGTGTTGGGTAATGAACCGATAGCTACCCCAATTTATGAGAAAAACAAGTTCAGTAGGACTCCAAAttcgaagaggaggagaaagaacaCTTCATATGATTTTGCCGGAACATGCAAAGCCATTCAAGATTCCCTCAAAATTAAAATGGCTCAATCATTACATACCTCTATGACCTCACAAGCCCCACAGCCTGCAGGCCCCTACTCCATGGGAGCCTTGATTGCCATCCCGAAAGGCATGCCCGCCACGGAACCTACTCTGTATGCCAAAGCTCTAAATCATGGTTCCATGAATGTTGCTTGGAGAGAGGGTTTCATCCTAACGGAACTCGAATAGCAACGTTGAGTTCTTGATTCTATTTAAGTAGATGTTGGCATATGTTATGGATTTCTATGTGGCTTTATTTCACTAAAAGACTTATTTATTTGAGACACTTTAGCCTTGCTTTTATTACGCTACTATGGTTATGTTGTGAGTGGTTCCCTAGTTGATATTGAATTGCCTAGTTATGTGTTGACTATTATTTAGATTCCTTTACTTATCAATAGATAaagcctttcatttctttctctcttttcacctTAGAGTATCATGTGGTGTCGTCTATTGACACCTTTCATTTTATAAGTAATATGGAGGGAGTTAGTGATCAAGTAGCTTCGGATGGAGAAAATGTATCAAGTTATGAAGACTTTGATGGTGAATATTATTGTATATTGAAGGCATGGTTGTATCTTCGTGAGCTGCATATGGCCATGCGCACGAGAGAACTTATTAGGGACAGTGTTTTGTGAGGATCGAAATGAATAAGTGAGATTCTTAATGGACATTCTGATAGAGTATACGAAGCTTTTAGAATGGAGAGACATGTTTTTCTTAACCTATGTAGTTTGCTGACTGCAAGAGGTTGGTTGGCTAACAATCGATATTTTAAAGTATATGAGCAGGTTGGGATTTTCTTATCTATAATCTATCATGGCAGTTCCAATAGAAACTTGTCCGAGAGATTTCAGCATTCAGGACAAACTATTAGTTGGTACTTTAACTTAGTTCTGAAATCGGTTCGAAAGCTTGCAAAGGAGGTTATTGTACCACCTTTCTTTGATGTTGTCCCACAGGAGATTCTTATGAATCCTAAACATAAACCTTACTTTAAGGTATGATTATACTTTTTTTACACCATTGACTTAATTTTGTTGATAATCTTGTTTAACGTTGGTATTTGATAATTGTGACAGGGGTGTGTAGCCGCTATTAATGGCAGCCATATTAATGAGAGAGTACCTGCTGCACAACAGAACCGTTTTGGAGGTAGGAAGGGAACTATCACTCAAAACGTATTGTGCGTGTTTTCGTTTGATATGAGATTTACATTTGTGTACGCTGGTTGGGAAAGATCTATTAACGATTGTCGGATACTCGTGGCAACACTTGAGGATCCCGCACTACAATTTTCTCGACCCCCTCTAGGTAGTTATTTGCTCTAAAATGAGTAATTATCTTTGCCATTTTGCTGTGATCGCATATCATGATAAATGTATGAATGTCTTGTTGGTAGGCAAATACTACATGGTAGATTCTGATTATGCATCAACTCCAGGATTTTTAACACCTTTTAAAGCTGATCGGTATCATATAAATGATTTCGGATGAAATACGAGACCTACAACAGCAAGAGAACTTTTCAACTATAGGCATTCTTCACTAAGGAATGTTATTGAGAGGTCCTTCGCGGCTTTGAAGACTCGCTTTTTAGTTTTGAGATGCATGCCTCCATTTTCGGTTAGAAAGCTAGCACATATTGTAATAACATGTTGTGTTATTCATAATTACATCCATGACCAAGACAGGAGAGATAGAAACTTTTCCAAATATGGAGATCCCGAGTATGTCTATGAACCTGCGCATGATGAGGTTGCGGACGATATTATATCGACCGAGGAGGGAACCGAGATGAGCATTCTTAGGAAACGTATTGCCAATAAAATGGCAAGGGATCATGGTATGGATGAGATTCCATGATTTTGGGTTTTTAACATTTGTATTGTATTTCCATGATTAGTATTTGAGGATTTCGTAGGTCGTTCTTATAATGTGATGTTGTATTTGTCGAATACGGGTGTTTTGAGCTGGGAGAGTGAAATTTGTATTGCAACTACCAATTCAACAACTTGTGTATATCTTGCTTGATTATCGATATGGTTTCGGTGACTTCTTGTTCACCCCGGTTGCTGAACTTATAACCGATGCAACTAATGTTCTGCACATTGcttctttcttccattttcaACTATTCTATGGTGGATCAAGAAATGGATCTTATCCATTTTCAATTATTCCGTTGATTTGAACTCGTTTCGGATTGCATACTCTCACGCGTTATTCGTAACATTTTAGTGACAATCGATGGTTAAAGAATGACTGTGAAATTACACACCTCGAAAAATTCTTGCGGGGTTTATGACCAAATGCCCGACTCAAGATGGGTCA is a genomic window containing:
- the LOC125312699 gene encoding uncharacterized protein LOC125312699, producing MASQKEMVIAKWTEPLTQLLRSWCRYSLDKFKNGLFKLKKLYGSFKKLLNQTGFGWDNVNNRIVVDDETLRESHIKQNTEWATFGKEGFPLYPQLCVVFGDTYATEEYATGNVQDLMSSEDGDNGAGDEVAGGFALCAPEELRVPEPQVEDGLDNEDQTRQVLGNEPIATPIYEKNKFSRTPNSKRRRKNTSYDFAGTCKAIQDSLKIKMAQSLHTSMTSQAPQPAGPYSMGALIAIPKGMPATEPTLYAKALNHGSMNVAWREGFILTELE